The nucleotide window GGGGTGACTATGTTTGAACAACTAGAAGACCTAAGAAGCAAGCTTCATGAGGTTATGGAGTCAGGAAGTACAGAAGACATTTTAAGAGTAAGTCAGGAATTAGATGTTCTGATAATGATTTATACTCAAAAGAGCTTGGAAAACAGGGTATCAGATTAATTAACTATTGATAAGGCACTTTAGACTTTGTTCTTCAGTTGATAGGCAGTCCCAAGGCAGGGCATAAGCAACTGGTTATTTTAAGGTTTAAAGTGCTTTATTTTTAATAAAAAATACTATTTTTATTGACAAAAATTTGGCAATTCAATAAAATAGTCGTGTAAGTCATGTAAGTACTATAATTCAATGGAGAGAGGTAACTATGGATATTGAACTTGAATTAGTTAAATTGTGCAATGAGTTTCTTGTCTATGTGAATGAACTGTATGAGGATGACAGCATTGATGGTGAAATGTTAAATAAAATGAGTGGAAGCAAAATGCAGTTTTTGCAATCCTATAAGGATAAATTAAGCTCATTTCCAAATGTTATTACAGCACAGATAATCTAGTATGCTATAACCTGCTTTTTAATCTTAACTGCACAAACATTATTCAAATCTTAACTGATTATCAGTATATGAAACTGCAGCAAAAAAATTAAAATATTGGAACTTTTAAAAACTAAACTCGTCTAAATATAACAGTATCAATTAATGCTTTTTATTTTAGGCTTATTTTTGTTGTCGTTTTATAGATTGGGATAGCAGATTAAGTCTAAATTAACTGGCATAATAGAAAAAATTAAGGAGGTTATTGTATGTTCAAGAGGTTTAGTAGTTTGCTAATGTTAGTACTATGTTTTACTCTGGTTTTAAGCAGCAGTGTTGTGCCATCATTTGCAGCAGTAAAAGGGGCAGCTTCAAAAGCAGCAGTAACAAAGGTTAAGGCTACACCAAAACCTACACCGACAAAGGCAGTAAGTCAAACAGTTACAGTTCAAGGTACAATCAAGGTAAGCCAGGTCCAAAGCCGACAGTTGACTCTTGTCACAGAAAAGAAGGAAATATACAACTTGATAGGAGCTACCTCAGGGCTTGAAAAATGCGTTGACAAGAATGTTGCTGTAACAGGCGTAATGAGGAAAGGAATTATATCAGGACAAGTTGGCATACTCCTGGAAGTAAAATCATTTAGGATTATTTCCACCCCTCCTATAGTTGTACCTACTCCTGTACAGGAAAAAATCTTGGGAACATTGAAGGTTGATAAGTCAGAGACCGGATATTCATTTAGTTTGGCAGCAGAGGATATCTCCTACAGCCTTACCGGAAACACAAAGGGTATGGAAGAATTGGATGGTGCTCAGGTTGTAGTGTATGGAACTCAAAGCATGCTCGCAATATATCCTCCTATATTTATTGTGGACAGCTACACAGTGATTAGCAGGCCTACAGCCACTAGTGTACCGACAGCTGTGCCGTTAACAATTTTAAAGGGTACTCTCGATGTAAGCAAGTATGAGGACCCTGCTACCGATATTGGTGTATCGTATAAAATTTCACTAAAAACCCAGGATGGCCTATTATATACCCTTAATGGAAAAACTGAGGGAATGGAGAGGTATAATGGATATTTGGTTGAGGTTGCAGGTACTATAAGTATGCTTAAGATCTACCCACCAATTTTTATAGTAGAATTCTACAAGATTATTGTAGAGCCAACCGTTACACCAAATTATGACGTTCTCCAGGGAACTTTAAAGGTTATAATAAATGCACCTGTTAGTACTTCTGATTCGTTGGTGCCATCGCAGCAATACAAGTACCTTTTGGGTACTAAAGGCGGAGTTTACGAATTGATTGGAAGCACAAGAGGATTAGAAAAATATAACGGAATGGAAGTTGAGGTAAAGGGAAACCATGTTATGACGCTGCTTTCTGTAGAAACACCTTTGTTCAGTGTTGTATCATACAGGTTGATAAGTGAGCCTGCACCTGTACCTACTACGGAACCGGTTTATGATGTACTTCAGGGAACTCTTAAGCTGGTTGACATAATGACAACAGAGTCATCAAAATTGCCTTATCAGTACCAATTGAGTACTAAAAACGGAGTTTATCAGCTAATAGGTAACACAACCGGGCTAGAAAAGTATAACGGAATGGAAGTTGAGGTAAAGGGAAGTTATGTTATGACAATACTCCCAATACTGCCCACAGAGCTGCCTTTGTTTAGTGTTGTATCATACAGGTTGATAAATGAGCCTACACCTGCTCCTTCAGGTATAGTACATAACATAATTTCCGATAGGCCGCTTTACAGTTGGGGACCGGTTGACGGGGAAGTTAAGGTTCTCGATGGAAAATGCGTTATAAGTTGGATGGAGGGCACCAATAATGCTGTTTTCAAGGCAAAACTGACTGTTCTTAAAGACATTCAGAAGGCTGATTATGAATATGAACTGGTAGTGGCAAAAACTTCAGACAAAGATTCCATAACAGGAATATTTAATATAAGAAAAGATGGCGTAGTTATTGCTAAAGAGATTCCTGGAAAGGTTTATGGAATAAGCGGACCTGCAGGGGAATACTTTAAGTTTTATTCAGAAGATACCAGCTGGCATTTGAGTGCTTATATAACAAGCAGGGTAGATTTCTAAAATAAAATCTTGTAAAGGGCTTTCGCAGCTGCACCATTGTGCTGTACTGCGAAAGCCCTTTTTATAGCCAAAGGGATCTCCCTATAATTTTCTTTGTTAATATTATCGACTGCCCCCGCTGTAAATGAGTCAAGAATAATGTCATCATCTTTTAGAGAGGTAAGCATTATTACTTTTGTATTTTTAATCTCCGCAACATCCATTGCTGCGTAAATGCCTTCACAGCGGTTGATTATATTATCAGTGCTTATGGATATCTTAATAATCTGATTTTTTAAAGTATGATTAAAAATTGCGGTGCCGGA belongs to Pseudobacteroides sp. and includes:
- a CDS encoding Spo0E family sporulation regulatory protein-aspartic acid phosphatase: MFEQLEDLRSKLHEVMESGSTEDILRVSQELDVLIMIYTQKSLENRVSD